A region of Planococcus sp. MSAK28401 DNA encodes the following proteins:
- a CDS encoding GNAT family N-acetyltransferase: MEITLHLLQQQDAAGLFQFELENREFFERLVPSRGDDFYVFENFLSRHEELLKEQQESFANFYLIKNDSGDILGRINLVDIDRNNQTAEIGFRIGAKYGGKGIGNRALNLLLNADLGLKQIHGKTTTVNGASQKILTKNGFKEVDVSEEEFKMDGQNMRFVHYLWEAGKR; this comes from the coding sequence ATGGAAATCACGTTGCACTTGCTCCAACAACAGGATGCGGCCGGATTGTTCCAGTTTGAATTGGAGAATCGGGAGTTTTTCGAGCGGCTGGTGCCGAGCCGTGGAGATGATTTCTACGTCTTCGAAAATTTTCTTTCGAGGCATGAGGAGTTATTGAAAGAACAACAAGAAAGCTTTGCAAACTTCTACCTGATTAAGAACGATTCAGGAGACATTCTGGGAAGAATCAACTTAGTGGATATAGACAGGAACAATCAAACGGCAGAAATCGGATTTCGGATTGGGGCGAAATACGGAGGGAAAGGGATAGGAAACCGGGCCTTGAACCTGTTGCTAAATGCCGATTTGGGGTTGAAGCAAATACACGGAAAAACGACGACTGTCAATGGAGCTTCCCAAAAAATACTGACGAAAAACGGATTTAAAGAAGTAGACGTTAGCGAAGAGGAATTCAAAATGGATGGCCAGAATATGCGCTTTGTGCATTATTTGTGGGAAGCGGGAAAAAGATGA
- a CDS encoding response regulator transcription factor, which yields MNEAILLVEDDHQIHEMVLNHMKKEGYAVTSAFDGDEALRLFSTGPFDLVILDLMLPTANGLDVLQLMRNDSTLPILIMSAKGSDLDKALGLGFGADDYIAKPFSLIEMTARVKAALRRSKQYSQSAPDQPEQIVRMDGLEIHLANFTVIKNGRELSLTAKEFQILSLLATNPNRVFTKGQLFESIWKEAYYGDDNVINVHIRRLRGKIEEDPSSPKYIKTIWGIGYKIEAAK from the coding sequence ATGAATGAAGCGATTTTGCTGGTAGAAGACGATCATCAAATTCATGAAATGGTATTGAACCATATGAAAAAAGAAGGGTATGCCGTGACGTCCGCATTTGATGGCGACGAAGCATTGCGCTTGTTCTCAACAGGACCCTTCGATTTGGTTATTCTGGATTTGATGCTGCCGACTGCGAACGGTTTGGATGTTTTGCAGCTCATGCGCAACGACAGCACCTTGCCGATCTTGATCATGTCGGCAAAAGGCAGCGACTTGGATAAAGCTTTGGGACTCGGATTTGGGGCGGATGACTATATCGCCAAACCGTTTTCGTTGATTGAAATGACGGCACGGGTCAAAGCGGCTTTGCGCCGTTCGAAGCAATACAGCCAAAGCGCGCCGGACCAGCCGGAACAAATTGTGAGAATGGATGGCCTGGAGATCCATTTGGCTAATTTCACGGTCATCAAGAACGGGCGAGAACTGAGTTTAACTGCGAAAGAATTTCAGATTCTGTCCCTGCTCGCGACCAATCCCAATCGTGTTTTTACTAAAGGCCAATTGTTCGAAAGCATCTGGAAAGAGGCCTATTACGGGGATGACAATGTCATCAATGTCCACATCCGGCGTCTCAGAGGAAAAATCGAAGAAGATCCGTCTTCGCCAAAATACATAAAAACCATTTGGGGCATCGGCTATAAAATCGAGGCAGCGAAATGA
- a CDS encoding sensor histidine kinase has product MIYVSAVLALLLTVVSYRYYKIKQTITKDLPYISNKLDDIIEKQSTERLLVRTEEQSLRELLVSINSLLDYHQEYIADGTRLRMSMNRMLSNVSHDLKTPLTVVLGYIETIQHDNRYTDEEREQLLSKVNGKVMEVSHLISKFFDLAKLESNDWPIEMKNINASEICREAILGYYDTLSSTGFEVLIDIPEEAVFIEADRDALMRVLENLLSNAIRYGKDGKVLGLSLRQEKNDVIMEVWDRGKGINDKDVHQIFERLYTLEDARSSSAEGSGLGLTIAKRLVERMKGSIRFTSVPFNKTVFAVTFKNSGNVRNS; this is encoded by the coding sequence ATGATTTATGTGTCTGCAGTCCTCGCGCTCCTTTTGACAGTTGTTAGCTATCGCTATTACAAAATCAAACAGACGATCACGAAAGATCTCCCCTATATTTCAAACAAGCTGGACGATATCATCGAAAAACAATCGACGGAAAGGCTGCTGGTCCGGACCGAAGAACAGTCGTTGAGGGAGTTGCTCGTCAGCATCAATTCCTTGCTTGATTACCACCAGGAATACATTGCGGATGGCACACGCTTACGGATGTCGATGAACCGCATGCTGTCCAATGTTTCCCACGATTTGAAAACGCCCTTGACGGTAGTGCTCGGCTACATCGAAACGATTCAGCACGACAATAGATACACGGACGAAGAACGAGAACAGCTGCTTTCGAAGGTCAACGGCAAAGTGATGGAAGTCAGCCACCTCATCAGTAAATTCTTCGATTTGGCGAAGCTGGAATCGAATGATTGGCCCATTGAAATGAAAAACATCAATGCCAGTGAAATTTGCCGCGAAGCCATTCTCGGCTATTACGACACCTTAAGTTCCACAGGTTTTGAAGTTCTTATCGACATTCCGGAAGAAGCGGTTTTCATCGAAGCCGACCGGGACGCCTTGATGCGTGTCTTGGAAAATTTATTGTCCAATGCGATCCGCTACGGCAAAGACGGAAAAGTCTTAGGCCTTTCACTGCGGCAGGAAAAGAATGACGTCATCATGGAAGTCTGGGACCGAGGCAAAGGCATTAACGACAAAGACGTCCATCAGATTTTCGAACGCCTGTACACTTTGGAAGATGCCAGAAGTTCTTCGGCGGAAGGCAGCGGGCTTGGATTAACGATCGCCAAACGATTGGTCGAACGAATGAAAGGCAGCATCCGCTTCACTAGTGTGCCTTTCAACAAGACCGTATTTGCCGTTACTTTCAAAAACTCAGGAAACGTAAGGAATTCGTAA
- a CDS encoding ABC transporter ATP-binding protein — translation MTHILRTHQLTKAYNGEEVVSGVDMNVRHGEIYGFLGPNGAGKTTIMKMITNLVKPSGGEIELFGEKVHDTSYELLKRMGSIIEYPIFFEKLTARKNLELHCEYMGYYDKQAIPETLALVNLVNVENKPVKDFSLGMKQRLGIARAVITKPEILILDEPVNGLDPVGMHELRELFVKLSRQYGITLLISSHNLSEIEQIADTIGVIRKGQLIKEASMEEIRNTHANHIELVVKDYPKAAFILENKLKARNFRVREDKSIINIYDDISQNDIFQSMMQNQVEIESLNHKKQPLEDYFLQLIEGEGSYAKSN, via the coding sequence ATGACTCATATTCTTAGAACGCATCAGTTGACCAAAGCGTATAACGGCGAAGAAGTAGTGTCTGGCGTTGACATGAATGTCCGCCACGGGGAAATTTACGGATTTCTGGGGCCGAACGGTGCCGGGAAAACGACGATCATGAAAATGATCACCAATTTAGTGAAGCCTTCCGGAGGAGAAATTGAACTGTTCGGCGAGAAAGTGCATGACACTTCGTATGAATTATTGAAAAGAATGGGCAGCATCATTGAATACCCCATCTTTTTCGAAAAGCTGACCGCCAGAAAAAACCTGGAACTGCATTGTGAATACATGGGCTATTACGATAAACAAGCGATTCCCGAGACATTGGCCTTGGTCAATTTAGTGAATGTGGAGAACAAGCCCGTGAAGGATTTTTCGCTCGGCATGAAGCAGCGGCTTGGCATTGCGCGTGCCGTCATCACAAAACCGGAAATTCTCATTTTGGACGAACCGGTAAATGGCCTGGATCCTGTCGGCATGCATGAACTCCGCGAATTGTTTGTGAAACTGAGCCGTCAATACGGCATTACTTTGTTGATTTCAAGCCACAACTTATCGGAAATCGAGCAAATCGCCGACACAATTGGCGTCATCCGCAAAGGCCAGCTGATCAAAGAAGCGTCGATGGAAGAAATCCGCAATACCCACGCCAATCACATCGAGCTGGTCGTGAAAGATTATCCAAAAGCAGCGTTCATTTTGGAAAATAAATTAAAGGCACGGAATTTCCGTGTCAGGGAAGATAAAAGCATCATCAATATTTACGACGACATTTCCCAGAATGATATTTTCCAGTCCATGATGCAAAACCAAGTGGAAATCGAATCGCTCAACCATAAAAAACAGCCTCTTGAAGATTACTTCCTTCAATTGATAGAAGGAGAGGGTTCGTATGCTAAATCTAATTAA
- a CDS encoding ABC transporter permease — MLNLIKLELKRMNLVGVAVTFVLINAAIVGMLMLLGIEPEAVTEFLSSSDDLRVIIELFVIAAFVIYASVLLSQIIVEEFKNKTISFLFMYPISRKKLLFAKLIIVSVLTFFFVIASTLIVYYSFLAFNKLYAFTPVELGLALPSGYLLHLVVLAIACSGMSLIPLFFGMRKYSVPATIVSGIAIVALLSSSVNTNDTNLFSVTAVPVFLGLLGFLIAYFVVGRAVKQDF, encoded by the coding sequence ATGCTAAATCTAATTAAACTGGAATTGAAAAGAATGAATTTGGTGGGTGTAGCTGTCACGTTCGTGCTGATCAACGCGGCGATTGTCGGCATGTTGATGCTGCTCGGCATCGAACCGGAAGCAGTCACTGAATTTTTATCCAGCTCTGATGACCTTCGCGTAATCATTGAACTCTTTGTCATTGCAGCCTTTGTCATCTATGCTTCTGTCCTACTGTCACAGATCATTGTTGAGGAATTCAAAAACAAGACCATTTCGTTTCTCTTCATGTATCCGATCAGCCGAAAAAAGCTATTGTTCGCTAAGTTGATCATTGTCAGCGTACTCACTTTTTTTTTCGTCATAGCTTCGACATTGATCGTCTACTACAGCTTTTTAGCTTTCAATAAGCTGTATGCCTTTACGCCGGTTGAGCTGGGACTGGCTTTGCCTTCTGGCTACCTCTTGCATTTAGTCGTGCTTGCCATAGCCTGCTCCGGAATGTCGTTGATTCCGCTATTCTTCGGCATGAGGAAATACTCCGTTCCCGCTACGATCGTTTCAGGAATCGCCATCGTTGCCTTGCTGTCGTCATCGGTGAATACGAACGATACAAACCTGTTTTCTGTTACCGCCGTTCCTGTTTTCCTCGGCCTGCTTGGCTTTCTCATCGCTTACTTTGTGGTTGGGCGTGCTGTGAAACAGGATTTTTAA
- a CDS encoding DUF7878 domain-containing protein: protein MAVLVIDFELDPSLRLEQKLLRQRNGKLLLDVEGELRISVDHSCFFREPSLALLEFAVSLKEWRTKDSSAIHSFYYFTMEHDEREGPILALIKENESAWKLFSIWQEFNHESIISTDVLLKAVDRYLTAFEEILVTRFNIRYSDFINL, encoded by the coding sequence ATGGCCGTTCTAGTTATCGATTTTGAATTAGATCCTTCATTAAGGCTGGAGCAAAAATTACTTCGCCAAAGAAATGGAAAACTATTGCTTGATGTAGAGGGAGAGTTGAGAATTAGCGTCGATCATTCCTGCTTCTTTAGGGAACCATCGCTTGCATTATTGGAGTTCGCAGTGAGTTTGAAAGAGTGGCGTACAAAAGATTCCAGTGCAATCCACAGCTTTTATTACTTCACAATGGAACATGATGAAAGAGAAGGGCCTATCTTAGCTCTTATTAAGGAAAACGAAAGTGCATGGAAACTATTTTCTATATGGCAAGAATTTAACCATGAAAGCATTATCAGCACTGATGTTCTATTGAAGGCAGTCGATCGATATTTAACGGCATTCGAAGAAATATTAGTTACACGCTTCAATATCCGGTACTCGGATTTCATTAACCTGTAG
- a CDS encoding cupin domain-containing protein, with product MELFKFDKNNGKQISKFNSDFIMSRITQTAQPAHIGCMHLGGDGVVGYHQAVSPQLLLIVSGEGLVRGEQEEYFKVETGDAVFWNKGEWHETKTDTGLMAIVIESEKLSPLMHMA from the coding sequence ATGGAGCTTTTCAAATTCGATAAAAACAATGGCAAACAGATTTCAAAGTTCAACTCAGATTTCATCATGTCCCGAATTACTCAAACGGCACAGCCCGCTCACATCGGCTGCATGCATTTAGGAGGAGATGGAGTAGTCGGGTATCACCAAGCAGTGAGCCCCCAGTTACTTTTAATCGTGAGCGGAGAAGGGCTTGTTCGTGGTGAGCAAGAAGAATATTTCAAAGTCGAGACTGGCGATGCGGTGTTCTGGAACAAGGGAGAATGGCATGAAACAAAGACAGACACAGGTTTGATGGCTATCGTTATCGAGAGCGAGAAGCTATCTCCCCTAATGCATATGGCATAA